Part of the Roseomonas sp. OT10 genome, CGCGCCGGATGCTCCCTGCGCCGCCGCGACGCCGCTACGCTCTGCCATGCTGTACTCCCCCTGTCCCCCGGGCGCATCGGCCGCTAGGTTGCGCCGAGACCACCCCCGGGACCATCTCCCGGTGCCTGCCGCCACGAACTGGCACGAGATGATGCCCGACGCCAACCTGCCGACCGACTGTTCCGACCTGCCCGCGAACCCGGCCGAAGGCCGCTCCCGGCCGCCGCTCCGCGTCCTGCTCGCCGGCCCGCGCGGCTTCTGCGCCGGGGTGGACCGGGCGATCAAGATCGTGGAGGAGGCGCTGGCCCGCCACGGCGCGCCCGTCTACGTGCGGCACGAGATCGTGCACAACCGCTTCGTCGTGGAGCGGATGGAGGCCATGGGCGCCGTCTTCGTCGAGGAGCTGGACGAGATCCCCGATGACGGCCAGCCGGTGGTCTTCTCCGCCCATGGGGTGCCGAAATCCGTCCCCGACGACGCGCGGTCGCGGAACATGTTCTACCTCGACGCGACCTGCCCGCTGGTCAGCAAGGTCCACCGCGAGTCCGAACGCCACCACGGGCATGGCCGCCATATCCTGCTGATCGGCCATGCCGGCCATCCGGAGGTGATCGGCACCATGGGCCAGCTTCCCCCGGGCGCGGTGACGCTGGTGGAGGATGTCGGGCAGGCGCAGGTGGTGACGGTGCCGGAGGGGCCGCTGGCCTTCACCACCCAGACCACCCTTTCGGTCGACGACACGGCGGAGATCGTCTCCGTCCTGCAGTCGCGCTTCCCCGCCCTGGTCGGGCCGACCAAGGAGGACATCTGCTACGCCACCACCAATCGCCAGGCGGCGGTGAAAGCGATCGCCGAGCGGTCGCAGCTGATCGTGGTGGTGGGCGCGCCCAACTCCTCGAACTCCGTGCGCCTGCGCGAGGTGGCGGAGCGCGCCGGCTGCCCGCGCGCGGTGCTGGTGCAGCGCGGCCGCGACCTGGACCCGGGCCTGGCGGACGGGCTGTCGGTGGTGGGCATCACGGCCGGCGCCAGCGCGCCGGAGGTGCTGGTGGAGGAGGTGCTCGGCCGGCTGCGCGAGCGCTTCGACGTCGCCATCGAGGAGGTGATCGTCGCCGAGGAGCGGATCACCTTCAAGCTGCCCGCCGCCCTCCAGGCCTGAGCGTCCCGCCCATGCGCCCGTTCCGAATGCCCCGCACCGAACAGAGCTGATGGCCGTCTATACCGACGTGTCGCCGGAGGCGCTGGACGCCTTCCTGGCCCCGTATGACATCGGCGCCGCCGTGGCGCTGCATGGCATCGCCGAGGGGGTGGAGAACAGCAACTTCCTCCTCGACACCACCACCGGGCGCTACGTCCTCACCCTCTACGAGAAGCGGGTGAACCCGGCCGAGCTGCCCTGGTTCCTCGGGCTGATGCGCCACCTCGCCGCGCGCGGCGTCGCCTGTCCCCTGCCGGTCGCGGCCCGCGACGGCGAGGCGCTGCGGGAGCTGGCCGGGCGGCCGGCGGCGATCTGCACCTTCCTGCACGGCCATGGGCTGACGATGCCGACCGTCGCGCAATGCGCCGCGCTGGGCACCGCCCTGGCCGGGCTGCACGCGGCCGGGCGCGACTTCGCCATGGAACGGCCGAACAGCCTGGGGCCCCAGGCCTGGGCGCCGCTGCTGCATGGCTGCCGGGAGGGCGAGGAGCCGCATCCCGGCCTCTGCGACGAGATGGAGGAACGGCTGGGCCGCATCCTGGACGCCTGGCCGGCGCCGGGGACGCTGCCGCGGGGGCAGATCCATGCGGACCTGTTTCCCGACAACGCCTTCTTCCAGGGCGATGCGCTGACGGGGATGATCGACTTCTACTTCGCCTGCACCGACCTGCTGGCCTATGACCTCGCCATCTGCATCAACGCCTGGTGCTTCGAGCCCGATCTGCGCTTCGACCCGGCGCGCGCGGCCGCGATGACCGCTGCCTACGAGGCGGCGCGCCCGCTCTCGCCCGCCGAGCGCACGGCGCTGCCCGTGCTCTGCGCCGGCGCGGCGATGCGCTTCCTGCTGACGCGGCTCTACGACTGGACGCACACGCCGCCCGGCGCGCTGGTCACGCGCAAGGACCCGCTGGAGTACCTCGCGCGGCTGCGGCACTTCGACGAAGAAAGGATCGCGGCGCATGCCGGATGAGCAGCCGGACGCGGTGGAGATCTGGACCGATGGCGGCTGCAAGCCCAACCCCGGCCCCGGCGGCTGGGCCGCGATCCTGCGCTACGGCACGCATGAGCGGGAGCTGAGCGGCGGCGCGCCGAAGACCACCAACAACCGCATGGAGCTGACCGCCGCGGCCGAGGCGCTGGAGGCGCTGAAGCGCCCCGCCCGCGTCGTCGTCCACACCGACAGCGAGTACGTGCGCAACGGCATCTCCCGCTGGGTCAATGGCTGGGTCCGCAACGGCTGGAAGAACGCGGCGAAGGAGCCGGTCGCGAATTACGAGCTGTGGCAGCGCCTGCTCGCCGCCGCCAAGCCGCATGCGATCGAGTGGCGCTGGGTGCGCGGCCATGCCGGCGATCCGATGAACGAGCGCGCCGACGCGCTGGCGACGGCAGCGCGGATCGCGCTGGAGCGGTAGGGGCCCGCCCCTACCCGGCCGCTTCGGCCGTCAGCGAGACCAGCTCGACGCCCTCCTCCACCATCTCGCCCACGGTGGCGCGAAGCGTGGCGACGGTGCCCTCAGCCGGGGCGCGGAGGGTGATCTCCGTCTTCATCGCCTCCAGCACGACCAGGGGGGCGCCCCTGGCGACGGCATCGCCCACGGCGACCAGCACGCGCACCACCCGGGCGGGGATCGGGGCCACCACGCGGTCGCTGCCCACCGTATCGGCGCGGGGCGGGGCGAGCGGATCGATCCGGCGCAGCGCGTGGTTGCGGCCGTCGAGGATGACGGTCAGCTCCTCGCCCTGCCGCACCACGCGCAGGCGGCGCGACACCCCGTCCAGCGTCAGGCGCAGCGCCCCGTCCGGCTCCGGCGCGGCGTCGGCCAGGACAGGGCCGCTGGGGAGGTCGAGGCGGACCGGCCCGGCCTCCCGCACATGGGCGCGGATCGTGACCGTCGCGCCGTCGCGGGAGAAGGTCAGGTCCTGCCAGCCCTCGCCGTTCAGGCGCCAGGCATCCAGCACCGCCCAGGGGGAATGCGGGTCGCCGGAGCCCTTCGTCGCGGCGGCCAGCGCCGCGCGCTCCGCGTCGAGCACGGCCAGCGCGGCCGCGGCCCAGATCGCCGGCTCGGCCTCGGGCGCCGTGGCGGGGGGCGAGAGCAGGCCAGGGTGGCGGGCCAGGAAGCCCGTATCCACCCCGCCGGCGGCGAAGTCCGGATGCGCCACGGTGGCGCGCAGCAGGTCGAGGTTGGTGCGCACGCCCACCACCTCGTACTCCGCGAGCGCGTTCGCGAGCCGGCGTAGCGCC contains:
- the ispH gene encoding 4-hydroxy-3-methylbut-2-enyl diphosphate reductase, giving the protein MPDANLPTDCSDLPANPAEGRSRPPLRVLLAGPRGFCAGVDRAIKIVEEALARHGAPVYVRHEIVHNRFVVERMEAMGAVFVEELDEIPDDGQPVVFSAHGVPKSVPDDARSRNMFYLDATCPLVSKVHRESERHHGHGRHILLIGHAGHPEVIGTMGQLPPGAVTLVEDVGQAQVVTVPEGPLAFTTQTTLSVDDTAEIVSVLQSRFPALVGPTKEDICYATTNRQAAVKAIAERSQLIVVVGAPNSSNSVRLREVAERAGCPRAVLVQRGRDLDPGLADGLSVVGITAGASAPEVLVEEVLGRLRERFDVAIEEVIVAEERITFKLPAALQA
- a CDS encoding homoserine kinase produces the protein MAVYTDVSPEALDAFLAPYDIGAAVALHGIAEGVENSNFLLDTTTGRYVLTLYEKRVNPAELPWFLGLMRHLAARGVACPLPVAARDGEALRELAGRPAAICTFLHGHGLTMPTVAQCAALGTALAGLHAAGRDFAMERPNSLGPQAWAPLLHGCREGEEPHPGLCDEMEERLGRILDAWPAPGTLPRGQIHADLFPDNAFFQGDALTGMIDFYFACTDLLAYDLAICINAWCFEPDLRFDPARAAAMTAAYEAARPLSPAERTALPVLCAGAAMRFLLTRLYDWTHTPPGALVTRKDPLEYLARLRHFDEERIAAHAG
- the rnhA gene encoding ribonuclease HI, encoding MPDEQPDAVEIWTDGGCKPNPGPGGWAAILRYGTHERELSGGAPKTTNNRMELTAAAEALEALKRPARVVVHTDSEYVRNGISRWVNGWVRNGWKNAAKEPVANYELWQRLLAAAKPHAIEWRWVRGHAGDPMNERADALATAARIALER